In one window of Scyliorhinus canicula chromosome 17, sScyCan1.1, whole genome shotgun sequence DNA:
- the LOC119951441 gene encoding zinc finger protein 214-like: MEKPWKCEDCGKRFHYPSKLENHRRTHTRERPFTCSQCGKEFIQSSQLLTHQRFHAGETPFNCSNCGMGFTQSSDLLRHQRIHIGERPFTCSDCGKRFTQSSNLLRHQQVHTGERQFTCCDCGKGFIRSSQLQTHQRVHTGERPFTCPICEKGFTGSSDLLKHQRIHTEEKPFNCTTCGKRFRSSANLNVHQRVHTGERPFLCSQCGKGFAQLSHLQTHQRVHK; this comes from the coding sequence atggagaaaccgtggaaatgtgaagACTGTGGAAAAAGATTCCATTATCCATCCAAGCTAGAAAACCATCGGCGCactcacaccagggagaggcctttcacctgctcccagtgtgggaaggaattcattcagtcatcccaaCTGCTCACACACCAGCGGTTTCACGCTGGAGAGACACCGTTCAACTGCTCCAATTGTGGGAtgggatttactcagtcatctgacctgctgagacatcagcgaattcacattggagagaggccattcacctgctccgactgtgggaagcgattcactcagtcatccaatctgctgagacaccagcaagttcacaccggggagagacaaTTCACCTGCTgcgactgtgggaaaggattcattcggTCATCCCAACTGCaaacacatcagcgagttcatactggggagagaccgttcacctgtccTATATGTGAGAAAGGATTCACTGGGTCCTCTGACCTGCtgaagcaccagcgaattcacactgaggagaaaccattCAACTGTACGACCTGTGGAAAGAGATTCAGGTCATCAGCCAATCTCAAtgtacaccaacgagttcacactggagagaggccattcctctgctcccaatgtgggaagggattcgctcagttatccCACTTGCAaacacaccaacgagttcacaagtGA